A stretch of Labilibaculum sp. DW002 DNA encodes these proteins:
- a CDS encoding DEAD/DEAH box helicase — MSFTSLGLPQSLQKALEDQKYTEAYPIQKEAIPAILKKKDVLGIAQTGSGKTASYVLPILSNLQGASISKNRHIKTLVLVPTRELAAQVLEVFEQFSTALADPIKCLAVHGGVSINPQMKAMNKVDVLVATPGRLLELEDSNAVHLSEIETLVLDEADKMLNLGFADEMNRIFSLLPKKRQNLLFSATLSKNVEDVNQVLLKDPLVIKIEAEIDTFDLIDQIAYSIAEEKKGPLLRHIIKKNDLQQVLVFTSTAHRADAVAYKLSKNGIQATSTHSKKSQGARTENLRKFKTGKLRVLVATDLLTRGIDIEFLPYVVNYDLPRSPKDYIHRIGRTGRAESPGEAISFITANDEHHFRVIQKKMGKRVNLVDTKNIDIKG, encoded by the coding sequence ATGTCCTTTACCTCTTTGGGTTTACCTCAATCATTACAAAAAGCATTAGAAGATCAAAAATATACTGAAGCATATCCGATTCAAAAAGAAGCTATACCAGCTATTCTTAAGAAGAAAGATGTATTAGGGATTGCCCAAACAGGATCAGGAAAAACGGCTAGTTACGTTCTGCCAATTCTATCAAATTTACAGGGTGCTAGCATTTCGAAAAATCGCCATATCAAAACATTGGTATTGGTACCTACACGAGAATTAGCGGCACAGGTTTTGGAAGTATTTGAACAATTTTCAACTGCACTTGCCGATCCTATTAAATGTTTAGCCGTTCATGGTGGTGTGTCAATCAATCCACAAATGAAAGCCATGAATAAGGTTGATGTTTTGGTTGCAACTCCAGGGCGATTATTAGAATTGGAAGACTCGAATGCCGTTCATCTATCAGAAATTGAAACTTTAGTACTAGATGAAGCTGACAAGATGCTTAACTTGGGTTTTGCAGATGAAATGAATCGTATTTTTTCACTTTTACCAAAGAAACGTCAAAATTTATTGTTCTCGGCAACGCTAAGTAAAAATGTAGAAGATGTAAATCAGGTTCTGCTAAAAGATCCTTTGGTAATTAAAATAGAAGCTGAAATAGATACATTTGATTTGATAGATCAGATAGCCTATTCTATTGCTGAAGAAAAGAAAGGTCCTCTTCTACGTCATATTATTAAGAAAAATGACTTGCAACAAGTACTTGTTTTTACTTCTACGGCGCACAGAGCCGATGCCGTTGCCTATAAATTAAGCAAGAATGGAATTCAGGCAACCAGTACCCATAGCAAGAAAAGTCAGGGAGCCCGAACAGAAAATCTACGAAAGTTTAAAACAGGTAAACTTCGTGTTTTAGTTGCCACTGATTTATTAACAAGAGGAATCGACATTGAATTTTTGCCTTACGTTGTGAACTACGATTTGCCGCGTTCACCAAAAGATTACATTCACAGAATTGGTAGAACTGGTCGTGCCGAATCGCCAGGAGAAGCCATTTCCTTTATTACTGCTAATGATGAGCATCATTTTAGAGTAATTCAGAAAAAAATGGGCAAAAGAGTTAATCTTGTAGACACAAAAAATATTGATATCAAAGGATAG
- a CDS encoding PhoH family protein: protein MIERVISLGVIDPLEFYGINNSKLNVLKEMFPKLNIVGRGNEIFANGEEKTLELFEAKVNLLIQHYNQYNVLTLSNIKRIILENTPGIQDPDDPQSVILFGNNGKIIRSRTLNQRKLVEKTEKNDMVFAVGPAGSGKTYTAVALAVKALRNNEVKKIILTRPAVEAGENLGFLPGDLKEKIDPYLQPLYDALLDMIPPRKLAGYLEAEIIQIAPLAYMRGRTLNDAFVILDEAQNTTNKQLKMFLTRMGTSGKFMITGDITQIDLPRKQQSGLVQAFRILKDIKGIAMVEFDTSDIVRHPLVKKIVGAYEIDEENEAKKRESKKDQ from the coding sequence ATGATTGAAAGAGTAATATCTTTAGGAGTAATTGACCCACTTGAGTTTTATGGAATAAATAATTCGAAATTGAATGTTTTGAAGGAAATGTTTCCAAAATTAAATATTGTTGGTAGAGGAAATGAGATTTTCGCCAATGGGGAAGAAAAAACGCTGGAATTATTTGAGGCGAAAGTAAATCTACTTATTCAACATTACAATCAATACAATGTTTTAACGCTATCCAATATCAAGCGTATTATACTTGAAAATACGCCAGGAATTCAAGATCCTGATGATCCGCAAAGTGTTATCTTATTCGGGAATAATGGTAAAATAATTCGTTCCAGAACTCTTAATCAAAGAAAATTGGTTGAGAAAACGGAAAAGAATGATATGGTATTTGCTGTCGGCCCGGCAGGATCAGGCAAAACCTATACAGCCGTTGCCTTAGCAGTAAAAGCTCTTAGAAACAACGAAGTAAAGAAAATTATCCTTACACGTCCCGCTGTTGAAGCTGGTGAGAATTTGGGTTTCCTTCCCGGCGATCTGAAAGAAAAGATTGATCCCTATCTACAACCTCTTTACGATGCACTTTTAGATATGATACCTCCAAGAAAGTTGGCAGGTTATCTTGAGGCCGAAATCATTCAGATTGCTCCTCTTGCATATATGCGTGGTAGAACACTCAATGATGCCTTTGTCATATTAGATGAAGCTCAAAACACAACCAACAAGCAACTTAAAATGTTTCTAACTCGTATGGGAACAAGTGGAAAGTTTATGATTACAGGTGATATCACACAAATCGATCTACCCCGAAAACAACAATCAGGTTTAGTTCAAGCTTTTCGTATTCTAAAGGATATTAAGGGAATTGCAATGGTAGAATTCGACACTTCTGACATTGTTCGTCACCCACTTGTGAAAAAAATTGTAGGTGCTTACGAAATAGATGAAGAAAACGAGGCAAAAAAGAGAGAAAGTAAGAAAGATCAGTAA
- a CDS encoding putative quinol monooxygenase, with the protein MIVRFVKLEIAANHIKDFKQLTTEEKSDILAFDGCSHLEILQDISNPTVFFTVSHWTSENALNKYRESDFFQGNWQRVKLWFSEKPQAWSLTK; encoded by the coding sequence ATGATCGTTAGATTCGTAAAACTAGAAATAGCTGCAAATCACATTAAAGATTTTAAGCAATTAACTACAGAAGAAAAAAGTGACATCCTTGCCTTCGATGGTTGTTCTCATCTAGAGATCCTGCAAGATATTAGCAATCCTACTGTATTCTTTACTGTTAGTCATTGGACATCGGAAAATGCATTAAACAAGTACCGAGAATCTGATTTTTTTCAAGGAAACTGGCAAAGAGTAAAGCTATGGTTTTCTGAGAAGCCCCAAGCATGGAGCTTAACGAAATAA
- a CDS encoding response regulator has protein sequence MGKEIRYITNFFILIVISITILIGSSLALNINQEHETARELAKVEALGSYNKDLVFRRWASKHGGVYVPITDSIKPNPHLNFLGEQNVTTTDGKKLTLINPAYMTRLVFQLGAEQYGQKGHITSLNPIRPENKADEWETKALKRFEKGETEYSSIEKIDDKDYMRLMQPMFVEQSCLKCHSDQGYKLGDIRGGISVSIPVSNYENIVQAKIKSLTHTHLLSYLVIIFFSTLGYRRIIIEMKKRNKAQKIILHNETILLKQNNDLRIAKEKAIESDRLKTVFLQNMSHEIRTPMNAIMGFSSLLPAYFDDKKCLKEYSNIIMQRCDDLLCIINDILDISKIESEQVTKHIEECKLEDVINSITYFFTEEKNRQEKDNISLNITNQDSDNFTFHADYGKLNQILNNLISNAIKFTDEGFITIGFKINEKEHLEFYVSDTGIGIHKKDQELIFERFAQVEQGANRIYGGTGLGLSIVTGLTDSLSGSIHLKSEPNKGSTFTVCLPQLSASTKSPSQNNTKSKVNFDFTNKNILIVEDDMPNAKYLQEVFNNTSANILVAHNGSDAIEIAKQTNLDIILMDIRLPDLSGYEVTQQIRKENKEVSIIAQTAYASGNDRQQAYDSGCNEYLSKPVKSKKLLAVVNKYLTETVIS, from the coding sequence ATGGGAAAAGAAATAAGATACATCACCAATTTTTTCATTTTAATTGTCATTAGCATAACCATTCTAATAGGCAGTTCGTTAGCTCTGAACATAAATCAAGAGCATGAAACCGCTCGCGAATTAGCTAAAGTTGAAGCACTTGGAAGCTACAATAAAGATTTAGTATTTCGTAGGTGGGCTTCTAAACATGGTGGTGTTTATGTACCTATTACTGATTCAATAAAACCAAATCCTCATTTAAATTTCTTAGGAGAACAAAATGTAACAACAACTGATGGCAAAAAATTAACTCTGATAAATCCTGCTTACATGACAAGATTGGTTTTTCAGTTAGGTGCAGAACAATATGGTCAAAAAGGCCACATAACCAGTCTAAACCCTATTCGACCAGAAAACAAAGCGGATGAGTGGGAAACAAAAGCACTTAAACGATTTGAAAAAGGAGAAACAGAATATAGCAGTATCGAAAAAATAGATGACAAAGATTATATGAGATTAATGCAACCAATGTTTGTAGAACAAAGTTGCTTAAAATGTCATTCTGATCAAGGGTACAAACTAGGCGATATTCGAGGAGGTATTAGTGTTTCAATACCTGTCAGTAATTATGAAAATATTGTACAAGCCAAAATTAAGAGTTTGACTCATACTCATTTACTATCCTATCTTGTGATTATATTCTTTAGCACATTAGGCTATAGAAGAATAATAATCGAAATGAAAAAAAGAAATAAAGCACAAAAAATTATTTTACACAACGAAACCATTCTTTTAAAACAAAATAACGATTTAAGGATAGCAAAAGAAAAAGCAATTGAGAGTGACCGATTAAAAACTGTTTTTCTTCAAAACATGAGTCACGAAATTCGTACTCCAATGAATGCAATTATGGGTTTTTCATCCCTATTACCTGCATATTTTGACGATAAAAAATGCCTTAAAGAATATTCTAACATTATCATGCAACGTTGTGATGATCTGCTTTGTATCATCAATGACATTCTAGACATTTCTAAAATTGAGTCGGAACAAGTAACTAAGCACATTGAAGAATGCAAGTTAGAAGATGTAATTAACTCCATTACTTATTTCTTTACCGAAGAAAAAAACCGACAAGAAAAGGATAACATTAGCTTAAACATTACAAATCAAGACAGTGATAATTTCACCTTTCATGCTGACTATGGTAAATTAAACCAAATACTAAATAATTTAATTAGCAATGCTATTAAATTTACTGATGAAGGTTTCATTACTATTGGATTTAAAATAAATGAAAAAGAACATTTAGAATTTTACGTTTCCGATACAGGTATTGGAATTCATAAAAAAGACCAAGAACTTATTTTTGAAAGATTTGCGCAGGTAGAGCAAGGGGCAAATCGAATATATGGAGGAACTGGACTTGGCTTATCAATTGTCACAGGACTTACAGATTCGCTATCTGGAAGCATACACCTAAAATCGGAGCCAAATAAAGGGAGTACATTTACGGTTTGTTTGCCACAACTTTCTGCAAGCACTAAAAGCCCATCACAGAATAATACGAAGTCCAAAGTAAATTTCGATTTTACGAATAAAAACATCCTTATTGTTGAAGATGACATGCCAAATGCTAAATACTTACAGGAAGTTTTTAACAACACAAGCGCCAATATTCTTGTAGCACATAATGGTTCTGATGCAATCGAAATTGCAAAACAAACCAATCTCGATATTATACTAATGGATATCCGACTTCCTGACCTTAGTGGCTATGAAGTGACTCAACAAATAAGAAAAGAAAACAAAGAAGTTAGCATTATTGCTCAAACGGCCTATGCATCAGGCAATGATCGCCAGCAAGCTTACGATTCTGGCTGTAATGAATACCTTAGCAAACCTGTTAAATCAAAGAAGCTATTAGCTGTCGTGAATAAATACCTTACAGAAACTGTTATTTCTTAA
- a CDS encoding SAM hydrolase/SAM-dependent halogenase family protein, whose protein sequence is MATISLTSDWHHRDYYLGAVKGRLLSLCPGVQLVDLSHNVDNYNISQTAFILKNSFHHFPKGTIHIIGLNSEKTDEHQHIAIKYKEHYFIGADNGLFCLALKGKPDEIVMIENIKSEEEYLTFPELNIFTKAAAHIVKHNSISDLGPSLAELNRLIPIRALIQKGTVTGQIIYIDSYGNATTNISKELFESARQKRDFEILIQSNHYRISTINKNYHETAEGDFLALFNSSGLLEIAINKGHLAELLQLDINSDIRIKFHDR, encoded by the coding sequence ATGGCAACAATAAGTTTAACAAGCGATTGGCACCATCGCGACTATTATTTGGGTGCTGTAAAAGGACGATTACTAAGCTTATGCCCAGGTGTCCAACTAGTTGATTTAAGTCATAATGTTGATAATTATAACATTTCCCAAACCGCCTTTATATTAAAAAATTCCTTTCATCATTTTCCAAAAGGAACAATTCATATTATTGGTTTAAATTCTGAGAAAACAGATGAACATCAGCACATTGCCATAAAATATAAGGAACACTATTTTATTGGTGCAGATAACGGTTTGTTCTGTTTAGCACTAAAAGGGAAGCCAGATGAAATTGTAATGATTGAAAATATCAAAAGTGAAGAAGAATACCTCACTTTTCCAGAGCTGAACATCTTTACAAAAGCTGCAGCTCACATTGTAAAACACAATTCCATAAGCGATTTAGGACCTTCTTTAGCCGAATTAAATCGTTTAATTCCAATACGTGCTTTAATACAAAAAGGCACTGTTACAGGGCAAATAATCTATATCGACTCTTACGGAAACGCAACAACTAATATTTCCAAAGAATTATTCGAATCTGCACGTCAGAAAAGGGATTTTGAAATTTTAATTCAAAGCAATCATTATCGAATAAGCACAATTAATAAAAATTACCACGAAACTGCAGAAGGTGATTTCCTTGCTCTCTTTAATTCTTCTGGATTGTTAGAAATTGCGATCAATAAAGGGCATTTGGCTGAATTATTACAACTCGATATTAACTCCGACATAAGAATAAAATTCCATGATCGTTAG